One genomic segment of Jaculus jaculus isolate mJacJac1 chromosome 2, mJacJac1.mat.Y.cur, whole genome shotgun sequence includes these proteins:
- the Eloc gene encoding elongin-C, whose amino-acid sequence MDGEEKTYGGCEGPDAMYVKLISSDGHEFIVKREHALTSGTIKAMLSGPGQFAENETNEVNFREIPSHVLSKVCMYFTYKVRYTNSSTEIPEFPIAPEIALELLMAANFLDC is encoded by the exons ATGG ATGGAGAAGAGAAAACCTATGGTGGCTGTGAAGGCCCTGATGCAATGTATGTCAAATTAATATCTTCTGATGGTCACGAATTTATTGTGAAAAGAGAACATGCACTAACATCGGGAACAATAAAAGCCATGTTGAGTGGGCCAG GTCAGTTTGCGGAGAATGAAACCAATGAGGTCAATTTTAGAGAGATCCCTTCACATGTGCTATCAAAAGTATGCATGTATTTTACCTACAAGGTTCGCTACACTAACAGCTCTACCGAGATTCCTGAATTCCCAATTGCACCTGAAATTGCACTGGAACTGCTGATGGCTGCCAACTTCCTagattgttaa